Part of the Rhodococcus sp. OK302 genome is shown below.
CGCCCAGCACGGCGGGCCGGCGGATCCAGCGCGACAGTGACGTTGTCGAAGACCTCCGAGAAGACCGAGTCGAATGCATCGAGATCTTCTTGGCGGTTGATCAGGGTGATCCGCGCCGCCCAATACAGGCGCGTTCGAGTGCGCGGCGACGCCACATTCAGAGCGAAGCTGAAATTGGCAGCGCCGACGGCCGATACTCCGACCCCGCCTCGGCGAAGCCTGTCCGCAAATGCAGTCGCGAAGGCCGCCACATCTACTCCGCGCAGCAACGCCGTCCCCGAGGTGTTGATCATCGGCCGCGTTGACGCCAGAGGACAATCACCACGATCACCAAGGCCACCGCGGCCAGCATCGGCAATGCCCGTTTGGCGACGGACCCGCCGGCAAGTTCAATGACATCGAGCGGCTCGACGGTTTGTGCTTCCAGTACCAGCGGCACTGCTATCACTGGGGGGCCGGCCAGTTTCAATTCCAATGAGGCCGCGAACTCCCCCATGAGCTTTTCGGACACCTGCGTGATCATGGAACTGCCGAACTGCGCCAGCTTTCCCACGATCTTCACGTCGGTATCGACGCTCACCCGGGTCTGCGATCCTTCCGGATACAACTGAGCCGTGATGACTGCACTCGCATTGCCCGATCCCCGAGATTCACGACCACGTGCGTCGATCACCGCTCGGTGCGTCGCTTCGTCCTTCTCGACAAACTTCGCGCGGCCGGCGAACTCGCTCAACACCGGTCCCACTTTGATCGTGACTTTGCCGAGGAACTGGTCTCCTTCTCGGCCGGTCATCTGCGCTCCGGGCAGTAGCGGCGCGATTCCTTCCAGATCGGTCAGGGTTGTCCAGGCTTGCTCGACGGGTGCGTTGACGGTGAATTCGTGTGCGATCTTCATCGTGTGCCTTTCATCCGGTGATCTGCGTGAGATAGGCGTCGCGGAGCACTGCGCGATCGTCGGGCGTTTTTGCCAACGCCCCCAAACTGACAATCACATCGTCGGCGACAAGGTCTGCCACCCCCAGCGTCACAAGCGCGGACACCCAGTCGATGGTTTCGGCGATGCCGGGTGCCTTGTCCAGGTCGGCGCCGCGGATCTGCCCCACGAAGGCGGTGGCATGCTCGATCAGCGTGAGATTCGCCGACGGCACCATTCGGCGCACGATTGCCACTGCGCGCTGCGGGTGTGGGTAGTCGATCCAGTGGTAGAGACAGCGCCGACGGAGGGCGTCGTGGAGGTCGCGACTTCGGTTGGACGTCAGTACGACCACCGGCGGGTGCAACGCTGTGAACGTACCCAGCTCAGGCACCGTGACCGCCGATTCACCCAGAAACTCGAGGAGCAAAGCCTCGAATTCGTCGTCGGCACGGTCGATTTCGTCGATGAGCAGCACCGGCGCAGCGGGGCCTCGGTGGCGGACACAGCGCAGGATCGGGCGTTCCTGCAAGAACTCCTCGGTAAAGAGGTCGGCCTCATCGAGTGCGCCCCCGCGAGCTTCGGACAGTTTTATCGCGAGCAGTTGACGCTGATAGTTCCAATCGTAGAGAGCTTCGTCGGCACTCAGTCCCTCGTAACACTGCAATCGAATCAAGGGCACGTCGAGCGTTTGCGCCAATGCCTTTGCCGCAGTGGTCTTTCCCACTCCCGGTTCACCTTCGAGCAACAATGGCCGGCCCAACTCCAAAGCCAGATACAGGGCGGTAGCGGTACCTTCGTCCAGCAGGTAGTCACGTGTGTCGAAGCGGCTGATCAGTTCGGCCACATCGGAGAACTCGCCGCTCATCTGTTCTCGAACTGACTGCTTTTTTCATACTGGCGGCGACAACCCGGGCAGCAGAACCAGACGTCGACGCCGTCAACCTCGAGGTGTGGTGTATCCGGCCCGATTGTCACGACCATCCCACAAATCGGATCAACCGAGGTCTTTGGCGTCGGTGCCGCCGTTTCAACGGCACCGAGACCGTCGAGACGAATGGCACGGACCAAGTCAGCGACGATGGACACTGCAATCTCGGCCGGCGTCTTTGCCCCGAGGTACAGCCCCACCGGGGTGTGTACGCGCGCACGTTCCGATTCGGTCAATTCCAGTTGGTCGAGAACGGATGCACCGCGGACACGGCTAGCCACCAGTCCGATGTATTCCACCCCGACATCCAAGGCAGCGCGAACCGTATGCGCTTCCTCTCCCCCGAGACTGGCAATGATCACGGCCGTTGTCTCTTCTGGAATCGATTGGGGGGCAGCATCAACCGAGCAGTGCGCGACATCGAAGTGAAGCATCCCAGCGAACTCGGCCAGCGTCTTCGCGATCGGAGTGTCACCGAAGACACCCAATACCGGCGCGGGCAGATTGGGTTCGAGGAAGATTTCCATCGCACCGCCGGACAGGCAGGGGTTGATCACCACGTCCGCACCTTTGGTTTTCGGAAACTCAGGCGAACCGTCGGGAAGCACTCGCAGCAACACACTTTCACCACTCTTCAGCGCTCCCCGGGCCGCAACTCGAACCGAGTTCTGGGCGCACTGCCCTCCCACAAATCCTTCGATAGTGCCGTCCGAGAGGACAATTGCCGAATCTCCGGGATGAGCCGACGTGGGTTGCTGGGCTCTCACAACGGTGGCGTTCACAAACGGACGTCGCTCGCTGAGCAATTGCTCTGCTCGCAATCGCAAATCGTTCGTGGTGCCGTTCATGGCGAAGATGTCCCGTCACTCAGTTCGGTGGTGTGGCCCGGCCCTGCATTGCTTCCCACACTCGCGACGGCGTCAGCGGCATGTCGGCGTGCCTGATCCCGAACGGCTTCAAGGCGTCGACAACCGCATTGACGACGGCCGGCGGCGAGCCGACGGTAGCGCTTTCACCAATTCCCTTGGCACCGATCGGATGGTGCGGCGAGGGTGTCACCGTGAAGCCGGTTTCCAGGTTGGGCACATCCAGTGCCGTCGGGATGAGGTAGTCCATGAGCGAACCGCCCAGGCAGTTGCCGTCCTCGTCGAAGCTGATGATCTCCATCAACGCCATACCGATACCGTCGACGATGCCGCCGTGCACTTGGCCCTCGATGATCATCGGGTTGATTCGGGTTCCGCAATCATCCACCGCCAAGAATCTCCGGACGGACACCTGCGCCGTGCCCGGGTCGATGTCGACTACACAGAAATAGGCGCCATACGGATAGGTCAGATTCTCTGGGTTGTAACAGATCTGGGCCTCGAGCCCACCTTCGATTCCCTCGGGTAGATCACCCGCGCCGTGTGCCCGCATCGCGATCTCTTGAATCGTGACCGAAGCCGACGGATCTCCTTTCACATGAAATGAACCCTTGGACCAGTCCAGATCCGCCACGGAAACCTCGAGCATTCCGGAGGCGATGATCTTGGCCTTGTCGCGCACTTTTCGGGCCACCAGGGCCGCCGCAGCGCCGGAAACCGGGGTGGACCGACTGCCGTAGGTGCCGAGCCCGAATGGCGTGTTGTCGGTGTCACCATGCACCACGTCGATGTCGTCGGGAGGAATCCCAAGTTCTTCTGCCACGATCTGTGCGAATGTGGTCTCGTGTCCCTGACCCTGAGTTTGGACCGAAATACGCACTACCGCTTTGCCTGTGGGATGGATTCGCAGTTCACAACCGTCGGCCATTCCGAGCCCGAGAATATCCATATCCTTACGCGGGCCGGCGCCGACAGCTTCGGTGAAGAAAGACATCCCGATGCCCATCAGCTCTCCGCGAGAACGCTTCTCGGCCTGTTCGCGGCGTAGGGCGTCGTAGCCGATCATCTCCATCGCCTTGCGCATGGTGGTTTCGTAGTCACCCGAATCGTATTTCCAACCGGTCTTGCTGGTGTACGGAAACTGGTCCGGCTTCAACAAGTTCTTGAGCCGCAACTGCGCAGGATCCATCTCCAGATCAAATGCAAGGCAGTCGACCAACCGCTCCACCAGATACACCGCCTCGGTGATGCGGAAAGAGCACGCGTACGCCACACCACCCGGAGCCTTGTTCGTGTAGACGGCAGTCATCGAGCAATAAGCAGCCTCGAGGTCGTAGCTACCGGTGAACACACCGAAAAACCCAGCCGGATACTTGGTAGGCGCTGCAGTTCCGTTGAATGCACCATGGTCAGCCAATACATGCGTGCGGATGGCCTGGATCTTGCCTTCCTTGGTTGCCGCAATCTCACCGACCATGATGTAGTCACGCGCAAACCCTGTGCTGGTGAGGTTTTCGCTGCGATCCTCCATCCATTTGACCGGCTTTCCGGTCACCAGGGAAGCGACGATGGAGCACACATATCCCGGATAGATCGGCACCTTGTTTCCGAATCCACCGCCGATGTCCGGGGAGATCACGCGGATCTTGTGCTCGGGAAGACCCGCCACCAGGGCGTAAAGAG
Proteins encoded:
- a CDS encoding XdhC family protein, with product MNGTTNDLRLRAEQLLSERRPFVNATVVRAQQPTSAHPGDSAIVLSDGTIEGFVGGQCAQNSVRVAARGALKSGESVLLRVLPDGSPEFPKTKGADVVINPCLSGGAMEIFLEPNLPAPVLGVFGDTPIAKTLAEFAGMLHFDVAHCSVDAAPQSIPEETTAVIIASLGGEEAHTVRAALDVGVEYIGLVASRVRGASVLDQLELTESERARVHTPVGLYLGAKTPAEIAVSIVADLVRAIRLDGLGAVETAAPTPKTSVDPICGMVVTIGPDTPHLEVDGVDVWFCCPGCRRQYEKSSQFENR
- a CDS encoding aerobic carbon-monoxide dehydrogenase large subunit; its protein translation is MTAVDVGPEPEVNDGKPCGHGRMLRKEDPRFIRGQGHYLDDVQLPGMLHLAILRSPVAHARLVSIDTSAAQAHPKVKAVITGEDLAAQGLAWMPTLSNDVQAVLATDKVRFQGQEVAFVVAEDRYSARDALELIDVEYDILDPVIDARTALSPDAPVIRTDLDGKTDNHCFDWETGDKAATDAVFAAAEVVTKQEIVYPRVHPAPMETCGSVADYDRVTGKLTLWSTSQAPHAHRTLYALVAGLPEHKIRVISPDIGGGFGNKVPIYPGYVCSIVASLVTGKPVKWMEDRSENLTSTGFARDYIMVGEIAATKEGKIQAIRTHVLADHGAFNGTAAPTKYPAGFFGVFTGSYDLEAAYCSMTAVYTNKAPGGVAYACSFRITEAVYLVERLVDCLAFDLEMDPAQLRLKNLLKPDQFPYTSKTGWKYDSGDYETTMRKAMEMIGYDALRREQAEKRSRGELMGIGMSFFTEAVGAGPRKDMDILGLGMADGCELRIHPTGKAVVRISVQTQGQGHETTFAQIVAEELGIPPDDIDVVHGDTDNTPFGLGTYGSRSTPVSGAAAALVARKVRDKAKIIASGMLEVSVADLDWSKGSFHVKGDPSASVTIQEIAMRAHGAGDLPEGIEGGLEAQICYNPENLTYPYGAYFCVVDIDPGTAQVSVRRFLAVDDCGTRINPMIIEGQVHGGIVDGIGMALMEIISFDEDGNCLGGSLMDYLIPTALDVPNLETGFTVTPSPHHPIGAKGIGESATVGSPPAVVNAVVDALKPFGIRHADMPLTPSRVWEAMQGRATPPN
- a CDS encoding AAA family ATPase translates to MSGEFSDVAELISRFDTRDYLLDEGTATALYLALELGRPLLLEGEPGVGKTTAAKALAQTLDVPLIRLQCYEGLSADEALYDWNYQRQLLAIKLSEARGGALDEADLFTEEFLQERPILRCVRHRGPAAPVLLIDEIDRADDEFEALLLEFLGESAVTVPELGTFTALHPPVVVLTSNRSRDLHDALRRRCLYHWIDYPHPQRAVAIVRRMVPSANLTLIEHATAFVGQIRGADLDKAPGIAETIDWVSALVTLGVADLVADDVIVSLGALAKTPDDRAVLRDAYLTQITG
- a CDS encoding SRPBCC family protein, with the translated sequence MKIAHEFTVNAPVEQAWTTLTDLEGIAPLLPGAQMTGREGDQFLGKVTIKVGPVLSEFAGRAKFVEKDEATHRAVIDARGRESRGSGNASAVITAQLYPEGSQTRVSVDTDVKIVGKLAQFGSSMITQVSEKLMGEFAASLELKLAGPPVIAVPLVLEAQTVEPLDVIELAGGSVAKRALPMLAAVALVIVVIVLWRQRGR